The DNA segment CGCGCGGACGGCCGGACGGACGGCGGCCCGCTCCCAGACCGGCATGAGGTCCTCGGCCAGCACCTGCTCCCACGACGGCTGCTCCTGCTCGATCGACCGCCGCGCCGCCTGACCGATCCGCGCCCGCAGCTCGGCGCTGTCGACCAACGGCTCCAGCGCGGCGGCCCATGCCGAGGGGTCGTCGGCGCCGACCAGGACGCCGTCGCGGCCGGGCGCACGCAGCCACTGGTTGGTTGTGGCTCCCGCTTGCAGCACGACCGGCAGCCCGGCCGCCATCGCCTCGGCGACGACGTTGCCGATGGTCTCGCTGGTCGACGGGAATGCGAACACGTCGCAGGCCGCGTAGATCCCGGCCAGCTCGTCCTGCGGCAGCGCACCCGGCAGCGTGGCGTGCTCCCCCAGCATCTTGCCGATCCGGCCCAGGTCGCCGCCCGCGCCCGCCACGAACATGTGCACCGGATGGCCGGCTTCGCGCAGCAGGCGTACGGCGCGCGCCACCTTCAGCGCCCCCTTGGTCGCGTCGGCGCGACCCGCGAAGAGCACGACGACGTCGGACGCCGGGACGCCGTAACGCGCGGTCAGCCACGCGCGGTCGTGCCGCCGCGGGTGGAAGGTCGAACGGTCGACTCCGCGCCGCAGCAGGGAGACGCGATCGGGGCCGACCACTCGTGCTGCTTCCGCCGCGTCGACGTCGTTGGAGACGAGCACGTGGCCGCAGGCCTCCAGCAGGCGCCGCTGGTGCCGGGCGGCGAACCTCCCGGCGCGGTCGTCGACGTGCCAGGTGTCGACCAGCAGGCGGCCGCCGATACGGCGGCCGGCGACCCGATCCACGAGCGCGCGCAGGTAGAGCCGGACGAACGCCGGCAGGTCGGTCTGCAGTGAGGCGACCAGCGGGTGGCCGGTGCGGAGCGCGAGCCGTCGCGCGGTCCAGCCGAAGGCGAACGCGTGCGTGGCGTGCCAGACGTCGTGCCGCGGCAGGAGACGGGCCAGGGCCGGGTGGTACGGCGCGAGGTCGGTCGCATCGGTGCCGGCCGCGAACGTCTGCAGGGTGCGCGTACCGAGCACCGGCCGCAACGCGACGAACCGGGCATTGGCCGTGATCTCGTCGACGTGGCGCCGCGCGCCGAGCACGTAGACCGTGAGGTCGAGCTGAGCGCGCACCGCGTCGGCCGCCTCGGCGAGCCGCTCCCACGACTTCACGTGGCCGCCCGAGACCGCCGTGCGGTCGAGGTCGACGAGCACGGCAACGGAGATCGGCGCCTGTGCCATTGAGAAGGCCCGTACCCCCTCCCGCCGGCGTGATGCACGCCAAGATCGACGGGTTGCCGACGGCCGTAGAGTCGGGTCATGACGAGCCTGGAAACCCGCCTCACCCACTATGCGCACGGTGGGGGGTGCGCCTGCAAGATCCCGCCCGGTGAGCTGGAACACATCGTCGCGGGGCTCGTCGGGCCGGCGATGCCGGCCGGGACGCCGGAGCTGCTCGTGGGACTCGACGACGGCGACGACGCGGCTGCCGTCCGCCTCGACGGCGACACGGCGGTCATCGCCACCGCCGACTTCTTCACGCCGGTGGTGGACGACCCCTACGACTGGGGCCGCATCGCCGCGGCCAACGCGCTCTCGGACATCTACGCCATGGGCGGGCGACCGCTGGTGGCGGTCAACCTGCTGGCCTGGCCGCGCGAGGTGCTGGCGTTCGACCTGGCCCGGGAGGTGCTGCGTGGCGGGCTCGACGTCGCCCGCGCGGCCGGCTGCCACGTGGCGGGCGGGCACAGCGTCGACGACCCGGAGCCGAAGTACGGCATGGCGGTCACCGGCGTCGGCGACGCCAGGCGGTTGCTGCGCAACGACGCCGCATCCGCGGGTCTGCCGATCTCGCTGTCGAAGCCGCTCGGGATCGGCGTGCTCAACAGCAAGCACAAGACCACCGGTGAGCGCTTCCCCCAGGCGGTCGAGACGATGACGACGCTCAACCGCGACGCCGCGGAGGCGGCGCTGGCCGGCGACCTGCGCGCCGCGACCGACGTGACCGGGTTCGGCCTGCTCGGCCACCTCTACAAGATGTGCCGGGCCAGCGGGGTGAGCGCAGTCGTCGACGCCGCGGCGGTGCCCTATCTCGACGGCGCCCGCGAGGCAGCGGCCGAGGGGCACGTCAGCGGCGGCACCCGGCGCAACCTCGACTGGGTGCGCCCCCACCTCGACTCCGGGCTCGACGAGCTCGAGCTGCTGCTGCTCGCCGACGCGCAGACCTCCGGCGGGCTGCTGGTCGCCGGGGAGATCCCGGGCGCGCCCGTCATCGGTCGCTTCGTGCCGGCGGGCGACCGCGCGCTGGTGGTGCGTTGAGGGTTCCGCGCCTCAGTTCAGCTTGTCAGGGATGTTGACCCCGACCACGTCCTTCTGCTTGCGCAGGCAGTCGTAGAGCTTCGCCAGCTGGGCGTCGTTGGCGTTGTCGATGCGGAAGCGCACGTCGGCGACCATGTCGGACTTGTACTTCGACTTGATCATCGGCTCGGGCGACACGTTGGGGATGCCCGAGCAGGCCGCCCGGGCCGCGGCGTGCTCCGCCTGCGTGGCCTCGGGCTTGAAGTAGACGACGACCTCCTGCTCGCGCAGCGCGGCGCCGTAGGCCCCGCACCCGCTCGCCACCATCGCCAGACCGACGATCGCGGCGGCGGTCCGGGCGCGGATCAACGATGCTCCTCGTGCTGGGCGGTGCAGTCAGGCTACGTCGGCGCCGGGGCACCTTGCGCGTGTGCCGGCCGACCGCTGCCGTAGGGTGAGCACGTCGTCGTACGCCGACATCGACGCCGTTCACTGTGCCTGGAGGGGTACGCCGTGGTTCTCGCCCTCACGACGGAGCATGCCTGGGACTTCGGTCTGCTGGGCCTCAACGTCGCAGTGCTGCTGATCGGCATTCCCGTGGCGCGGGCCTTCGCCACGTCCAACAACGCGACGTTCCGCTTCATCTGGCCGGCGTTCGCACTCGGCGTGCTCGCGACCTTCGCGATCTTCGTCTACTTTGCGCGCTCGTACGTGAAGTGACCGCGGCGGGCGGCCGCTTCACGCTCGCCCGCCGGCTCGGCGCGGCCACCGCGGCGCTGTCCCGCGCCACGGGGCGCGGTGGCGGCACCACGATCGGCGGCCGGGTCACCCTCGCCGTCGACCCGTCGGCGCTGCGGCACGCGGCCGCCGGCCGCCGGCTCGCCCTCGTCAGCGGGACCAACGGCAAGACCACGACCCGGACCCTGCTCGTGGCAGCCCTGCGAACGGCGGGCCCCGTGGTCAGCAACGGCGGCGGGGCCAACCTGCCACCGGGGCTCACGGCGGCACTCGGCGCGGACCTCGACGCACCTGTCGGCGTGCTGGAGGTGGACGAGCCGTACCTGCCCCGGGTCGCCGCCACGGTGCGCCCCGAGCTCGTCGTGCTGCTCAACCTCAGCCGCGACCAGCTCGACCGCTACGCGGAGGTGGGCCGCGTCGCCGGCATCTGGCGCGATGCCCTCGCGCTGCCCGGCGCTGCGACGGCGGTGGCCAACGTCGACGACCCGCTGGTCGTGTGGGCGGCCTCGTCGGCCCCCGCCGTGCGCTGGGTGTCGGTCGGGCTGCGGTGGCGCGACGACGCCTCCGCCTGCCCGGCCTGCGGTGGCCCCGTGACCTGGCGGGGCGACGACTGGTCGAGCGACTGTGGCTTCAGCCGCCCCCGACCGGACTGGGTCCTGGAGGGATCGGAGCTCGTCACGCCCGACGGCGAACGCCTCCGGATCCGGCTCGCGCTGCCGGGCGCCGCCAACCTCGGCAACGCCGCGCTTGCCGCCGCTGCGGCCGCGGAGTTCGGCGTCGACCCGCGCACGGCTCTCGACGCGATGGCGGCGATCACCGGCGTGGAAGGGCGCTACGTCGAGCGCGACTTCGCCGGGCGCCGCACCCGGCTGCTGCTCGCGAAGAACCCGGCCGGCTGGCAGGAGAGCCTGTCTTTCGTGCGGCCGGAGGCGACCCACGTCGTCGTCGCCATCAACGCGCGCGCCGCCGACGGCCGCGACCCGGCCTGGCTGTGGGACGTGCCGTTCGAGCGCCTGCAGGGCCGGTTCGTGACCGCGACCGGCGAGCGCTCCCGCGACATGGCCGTGCGGCTGCGCTACGCCGGCGTCGAGCACCAGCGCGTCGACGACTTGGCGCAGGCGCTGCGACGGGCCGGAGGGCAGGGGCCGCTCGAGGTGCTCGCCAACTACACCGCGTTCCAGCAGCTGCGCAAGGTCGTGGGCGATGCCTGACCGGGTCGGTGTGGTGCTCGTCTACCCGTCGCTGCTCGGGACCTACGGCGACGGCGGCAACGCTCGCATCCTGTGCGAGCGGTTGCGCTGGCGTGGCGTCGACGCCTGCGTGCTCGAGGTCGGGCTGGACGAGCCGCTCCCCCGCGACGCCGACGTCTACGTGCTCGGCGGCGGGGAGGACACGGCGCAGACCCTCGCCGTCTCGGCCCTGTCGGCCGACGGCGGGCTGGCGGCGGCGACCGCGGCCGGCAAACCGGTCTTCGCGGTGTGCGCGGGCTTCCAGATCCTCGGCACGACGTTCCTCGACGGCCGCGGCGCCGACCATCCGGGGCTCGGCCTCGTCGACTGCGTGACCAAGCGGCTGCCGGGCCCGCGGGCGGTCGGCGAGCTGCTGGCGCGGCCCGACCTGCCCGGCGTCCCGGCTCTCACCGGCTACGAGAACCACGGCGGGAAGACGATCCTCGGCCCCGGCGCGCGCCCGCTCGCGCGGGTCGAGTCGGGCGTCGGCAACGGCGACGGCACGGAGGGCGCGGTCCAGGGGTCGGTCGTCTGCACCTACGCGCACGGGCCGGCGCTCGCCCGCAACCCCGGCCTCGCCGACCACCTGCTCGCGATGGCCGTCGGCCCGCTGGCGCCACTCGACGACGGCGAGGAGGACGAGCTGCGGCGGGAACGTCTCGCCGCCGTACGCCGGACCCGCCGGGCCTTCTGGCGCCGGCAGTGGCGCCCGCCCGCCGCGACCTGACCGGAGCGGCTCAGTCGCTGACGACCTCGACCGCGCCGGCGCCGATTTCTCGCAGGCCATCGGCCACCACCGACGCGTCACCCACCACGACCGTCAGCAGCCGGTCGGGGTGCAGCCGCCGGCGGGCCGCCTCGTTGACGGCGTCCAGCGGCACCTCGGCGATCTGGTGGCGGACCCGGTCGAAGTAGTCGTCGGGCAAGCCGTGCACGGTGAGGTCGCCGAGCGCGCCCGCGACGGCGTAGGGCGAGGCGAACTGGATGGGGAAGACGCCCGCGCGGTAGCGGCGGACCTGGTCCAGCTCGTCGGCGTCGATGCCGTCGCGCTGGAGGCGCTCGATCTCGGCCACGGTGTCGGCGACCGCCTGCGCGGTCGGCTCGGCGTGCACCGACGCGCGGGCCGCGAAGATCCCGCCGTGCCGGCGCATCCCGAAGCCGGCGGACGCGCCGTAGGTGAACCCGCGCTCCTCGCGCAGCTTCATGTTGAGCCGGGCCGAGAACATGCCCCCCAAGGCGATCGCCATCGTCGTCGTCGGGACGTAGTCCTCGATCGCCCGCGGCGGGCCCGGGTGACCGATGACGAGCACCGACTGCACCGAGCCGGGACGGTCCACGACGACGATCCGTCGTCCGCCGTCGACCGGCGTGACCACGGGAGACGCGACCGGTGCCATCCCGGCCGTCCAGCCGGAGAACGTCCGCCGGCCGAGGTCCGCGGCATCGACGCGCGACAGGTCCCCGGCGACGACGAGCGTCGCGGCGCCCGGCGCGAACCGCGCCGCGTGGAACGCCCGCACGTCGTCATCGGTCACCGCCGCGACCGACTCCGGGTCGCCGCCGTCCGGGCGGCCGTAGCGGCTGGGGGCTGCGAACGTATGAGCGTTGAACGTCGCACTGGCGCGTGCGGCCGGCTGCAGCAGCTCGGCCCGCAGCTCGTCGAGCCGGTCGTCACGCACCCGCTCCACGTCGGTGGGCGAGAAGGCCGGCCGGCGTACGGCCTCGGCGAGCAGGTCGACCGCGTCGGGCAGCGCCGTGACCGGTGCGTCGAAGCCGACCCGCAGCGAGTCCCAGTCGACGTCGGCGTGCCAGGAGGCGCCGAGCCGTTCGACCGCGACGCCGAACTCGAAGGCATCACGCACCTGGGTGCCCTCACCGAGCAGCCGCGCGGTCAGCAGGGCCACGCCCTCCTGCCCGGTGGGTTCGGTCGTCGCGCCGGCGTCGACGACCAACGCGACCGCGGCGAGCTGCTGACCGGGAAGGTGGGCGGCGAGCACCGTGCCGCCGTCAACCCAGTGCCGTTGCCACGAAGGGAACGACCAGGGGCGGGCCGGCCCCGGAGTGGGCGCCTCGGCGACGAGCCGGTTCACGCCGCCTCCTCGCGCGGGACGAACGTGAGCACGACCCGGTTGTCCGGCACCAGGATGTTCGTGGCTACCCGGTGGAGGTCGTCGGCGCTCACCGCCAGCAGCCGCGGCAGGTAGCCGTTGACCAGTTCGGGGTCACCGAACAGGGTCGCGAACATCGAGATGGTGTCGGCCCGGCTGTCGAAGGACGCCATGCGGTGCAGCCAGTCACTGGTCAGCTGCGCGCGGGCGCGGGCGAGCTCGTCGGCCCCGATGGGCTCCCGGGTGACCGACTCGCAGACCTCGTGGAATGCCTTCTCGAGGTCGACGACGTCGACCCCCTCGCGGGCCGAGGCGTCGCCGGCCATCAGCGCGACGCCGCCCACGAACGGCCAGGTATCCGTCATCGAGCCGCCCGGCGGCTGGGCCAGCCGGCGCTCGAGGACCAGCGAGCGGTAGAGCCGGCTCCCGCGGCCGCTGCCCAGCACCGCGGCCAGCACGTCGGCGGCGTCGTGGTCGGGGTGGCCCATCGGCGCGATGCGGTGCGCGACGAAGACGCGCGGCACCGGTACGACGTCGGGCCGGGTCTCCCGCACCTCGCCGCCCAGCGACAGCGGCAGCGTGCCGTCGGGCGCGCCCGGCACGGTCGCGAGGGGCTCCAGGCCGCCGAAGTAGCGATCCACCAATGCGAAGGTTGCCTCCGGCTCGACGTCACCGACGACCGTGAGCACGGCGTTGTTCGGCGCGTAGTGCCTGCGGTGGAAGGCCTGCACGTCGTCGAGCGTCGCCGCCTGCAGATCGGCCATCGAGCCGATCGTCGAGTGGTGGTAGGGGTGGCCGGGCGGGAACGCGAGCGCGTGCAGCCGCTCGACCCACATGCCGTAGGGCTGGTTCTCGTAACGCTGCCGGCGCTCGTTCTTCACGACGTCGCGCTGGGTGTCGAACCGCGGCTGGTCGAGGACCAGCGTCCCCATGCGATCGGCCTCGAGCCAGAGCACGGTCTCGAGGTGGTTGCTTGGGACCGTGTCGTAGTAGTTCGTCCGGTCGCACCAGGTCGACGCGTTGAGCGTGCCGCCCGCGCCGAGCACGTGCTTCCAGTGGTCACCCTTGGGCACGTGGGCCGAGCCCTCGAACATCAGGTGCTCGAAGAGATGGGCGAAACCCGTGCGGCCCGCCGGCTCGTGGCGCGAGCCCACGTCGTACCAGATGTTGACGGCCGCGACGGGGACGGAGTGGTCCTCGGCGACGACGACGCGCAGCCCGTTGCCGAGGGTCCTGGTCACCAGGTCGTACGACGGGACGGCGGCGTCGATGGGCACCCGGCCAGCATAAGGAGCAGCGAGGGCGTAGCGTCGTCGATCACCATGGACCTGCCCGACGGTGTGGTGGCGATCGTCAAGCGCGACTGCCCCACCTGCACGCTCGTCGAGCCGGTGCTGCAGCAGCTCGCTGCCGTGGTGCCGCTGACGGTCTTCAGCCAGGACGACCCGACGTTCCCGGCCGGGGTCCCCTGCGTGGTCGACGACACCTCGCTGGCGACCAGCTGGCACCTCGACCTGATCGCCGTGCCGACGTTGCTGCGGGTGGAGAACGGCGTGGAGGTCGCGCGCACGGAGGGTTGGCTGCGGTCCACGTGGGAGGAGCTGACCGGCGTCGCCGACCTGGGCCCCGGGCTGCCCGACTACCGGCCCGGCTGCGGGTCGCGCACGGTCGAGCCGGGCGTGGCCGAGGAGCTGGCCGTGCGGTTCGGCGGCTCGGTGCTGCGGTCCCGGCGCGTGGAGATCGCCGACCTCGAGGACGAGATGGAGGCGCTCTTCGACCGCGGCTGGACCGACGGGCTGCCGGTCGTGCCACCGACCGAGGCCCGGGTGCTGCGCATGCTCGAGGGCACGACCCGAGCCCCTGACGACGTCGTCACGGTGATGCCACCCGACCTCGTCGAGTGCACGGTCGAGAAAGTCGCGATCAACGCGGTCATGGCCGGCTGCCTGCCGGAGTACCTGCCGGTGGTCCTCGCCGCGGTCGAAGCGGCGGCGACCGACGCGTTCAACGCGCACGGGCTGCTGGCGACGACGTACTTCTCCGGCCCGCTGGTGCTCGTCAACGGCCCCGTCGCCACGAAGATCGGCATGAACAGCGGCCTCAACGCCCTCGGTCAGGGCAACCGCGCCAACGCGACGATCGGCCGGGCGCTGCAG comes from the Mycobacteriales bacterium genome and includes:
- a CDS encoding glycosyltransferase, with translation MAQAPISVAVLVDLDRTAVSGGHVKSWERLAEAADAVRAQLDLTVYVLGARRHVDEITANARFVALRPVLGTRTLQTFAAGTDATDLAPYHPALARLLPRHDVWHATHAFAFGWTARRLALRTGHPLVASLQTDLPAFVRLYLRALVDRVAGRRIGGRLLVDTWHVDDRAGRFAARHQRRLLEACGHVLVSNDVDAAEAARVVGPDRVSLLRRGVDRSTFHPRRHDRAWLTARYGVPASDVVVLFAGRADATKGALKVARAVRLLREAGHPVHMFVAGAGGDLGRIGKMLGEHATLPGALPQDELAGIYAACDVFAFPSTSETIGNVVAEAMAAGLPVVLQAGATTNQWLRAPGRDGVLVGADDPSAWAAALEPLVDSAELRARIGQAARRSIEQEQPSWEQVLAEDLMPVWERAAVRPAVRAAASTAA
- the selD gene encoding selenide, water dikinase SelD: METRLTHYAHGGGCACKIPPGELEHIVAGLVGPAMPAGTPELLVGLDDGDDAAAVRLDGDTAVIATADFFTPVVDDPYDWGRIAAANALSDIYAMGGRPLVAVNLLAWPREVLAFDLAREVLRGGLDVARAAGCHVAGGHSVDDPEPKYGMAVTGVGDARRLLRNDAASAGLPISLSKPLGIGVLNSKHKTTGERFPQAVETMTTLNRDAAEAALAGDLRAATDVTGFGLLGHLYKMCRASGVSAVVDAAAVPYLDGAREAAAEGHVSGGTRRNLDWVRPHLDSGLDELELLLLADAQTSGGLLVAGEIPGAPVIGRFVPAGDRALVVR
- a CDS encoding MurT ligase domain-containing protein, with the protein product MTAAGGRFTLARRLGAATAALSRATGRGGGTTIGGRVTLAVDPSALRHAAAGRRLALVSGTNGKTTTRTLLVAALRTAGPVVSNGGGANLPPGLTAALGADLDAPVGVLEVDEPYLPRVAATVRPELVVLLNLSRDQLDRYAEVGRVAGIWRDALALPGAATAVANVDDPLVVWAASSAPAVRWVSVGLRWRDDASACPACGGPVTWRGDDWSSDCGFSRPRPDWVLEGSELVTPDGERLRIRLALPGAANLGNAALAAAAAAEFGVDPRTALDAMAAITGVEGRYVERDFAGRRTRLLLAKNPAGWQESLSFVRPEATHVVVAINARAADGRDPAWLWDVPFERLQGRFVTATGERSRDMAVRLRYAGVEHQRVDDLAQALRRAGGQGPLEVLANYTAFQQLRKVVGDA
- a CDS encoding glutamine amidotransferase, producing MPDRVGVVLVYPSLLGTYGDGGNARILCERLRWRGVDACVLEVGLDEPLPRDADVYVLGGGEDTAQTLAVSALSADGGLAAATAAGKPVFAVCAGFQILGTTFLDGRGADHPGLGLVDCVTKRLPGPRAVGELLARPDLPGVPALTGYENHGGKTILGPGARPLARVESGVGNGDGTEGAVQGSVVCTYAHGPALARNPGLADHLLAMAVGPLAPLDDGEEDELRRERLAAVRRTRRAFWRRQWRPPAAT
- a CDS encoding pitrilysin family protein, with the translated sequence MNRLVAEAPTPGPARPWSFPSWQRHWVDGGTVLAAHLPGQQLAAVALVVDAGATTEPTGQEGVALLTARLLGEGTQVRDAFEFGVAVERLGASWHADVDWDSLRVGFDAPVTALPDAVDLLAEAVRRPAFSPTDVERVRDDRLDELRAELLQPAARASATFNAHTFAAPSRYGRPDGGDPESVAAVTDDDVRAFHAARFAPGAATLVVAGDLSRVDAADLGRRTFSGWTAGMAPVASPVVTPVDGGRRIVVVDRPGSVQSVLVIGHPGPPRAIEDYVPTTTMAIALGGMFSARLNMKLREERGFTYGASAGFGMRRHGGIFAARASVHAEPTAQAVADTVAEIERLQRDGIDADELDQVRRYRAGVFPIQFASPYAVAGALGDLTVHGLPDDYFDRVRHQIAEVPLDAVNEAARRRLHPDRLLTVVVGDASVVADGLREIGAGAVEVVSD
- a CDS encoding pitrilysin family protein produces the protein MPIDAAVPSYDLVTRTLGNGLRVVVAEDHSVPVAAVNIWYDVGSRHEPAGRTGFAHLFEHLMFEGSAHVPKGDHWKHVLGAGGTLNASTWCDRTNYYDTVPSNHLETVLWLEADRMGTLVLDQPRFDTQRDVVKNERRQRYENQPYGMWVERLHALAFPPGHPYHHSTIGSMADLQAATLDDVQAFHRRHYAPNNAVLTVVGDVEPEATFALVDRYFGGLEPLATVPGAPDGTLPLSLGGEVRETRPDVVPVPRVFVAHRIAPMGHPDHDAADVLAAVLGSGRGSRLYRSLVLERRLAQPPGGSMTDTWPFVGGVALMAGDASAREGVDVVDLEKAFHEVCESVTREPIGADELARARAQLTSDWLHRMASFDSRADTISMFATLFGDPELVNGYLPRLLAVSADDLHRVATNILVPDNRVVLTFVPREEAA